One Branchiostoma floridae strain S238N-H82 chromosome 1, Bfl_VNyyK, whole genome shotgun sequence genomic region harbors:
- the LOC118417295 gene encoding trypsin-like isoform X1, with translation MLTAFFLLAVLTSSSDAQSVCEHPANLTSDSGQFSSPGYPDNYPINTQCSWSITVPDGKLVRISFLNFDLEDDSGCGYDSLVIHDGDSTLDYRLLSACGSNIPRPTVSSTNTVLVVFTSDGSITKAGFSVVFTSEDAPATCGPDEFTCMTGTCVNVNATCDGVNDCGDNSDEYTCGEGQCGMTPIPPVFPASRIVGGSEAYPGSWPWQVDVRRRGGHICGAALIHRQWVLSAAHCFQSKELSMYTFILGKYHKFATDATEQVFRPAVIIKHHDYDWRTSDNDIALIKLATPATLTPYVQPVCLPETDPKAGQLTVATGWGYTQGTGGDDVLKQVLLPVVKTSKCNSTSMHDGSITENMLCAGYQEGQQDTCDGDSGGPLVYPDNTDQTWRLAGLTSWGSVPCAASMRPGVYTRVTRYLQWIQEKMAAY, from the exons ATGTTAACTGCATTTTTCCTACTCGCCGTGTTAACCTCTTCGT CTGATGCCCAGTCCGTCTGTGAGCACCCCGCCAACCTGACATCCGACAGCGGCCAGTTCTCCAGCCCGGGATACCCAGATAACTATCCCATCAACACGCAGTGTTCATGGAGCATAACTGTGCCGGACGGGAAGCTCGTGAGGATCTCGTTCCTGAACTTTGACCTAGAAGACGACTCTGGGTGTGGGTACGACTCCCTGGTTATCCATGACGGGGACAGCACACTTGACTACAGACTCCTGAGCGCCTGTGGAAGCAAT ATTCCGCGGCCCACAGTTTCCTCAACAAACACCGTTCTCGTCGTGTTCACGTCAGACGGGTCAATCACCAAAGCCGGCTTTTCCGTTGTCTTCACATCCGAAGATGCACCAG CAACCTGTGGACCTGACGAATTCACCTGCATGACTGGTACCTGCGTAAACGTCAACGCAACATGTGATGGCGTCAACGACTGCGGAGATAACAGTGACGAGTACACATGTG GTGAAGGCCAGTGCGGCATGACGCCCATTCCGCCCGTGTTTCCCGCCAGTCGGATCGTGGGCGGGTCGGAGGCCTACCCGGGCAGCTGGCCGTGGCAGGTGGACGTGCGGCGCCGAGGCGGGCACATCTGCGGGGCCGCGCTGATCCACAGACAGTGGGTGCTGAGTGCCGCACATTGTTTCCAGAG CAAAGAGCTGAGCATGTACACCTTCATCCTTGGGAAGTATCACAAGTTCGCCACGGACGCCACGGAGCAGGTCTTCCGCCCCGCCGTCATCATCAAACACCATGACTACGAT TGGCGCACATCAGACAACGACATCGCGTTGATCAAGTTGGCCACCCCGGCCACCCTGACGCCGTACGTACAGCCTGTCTGCCTCCCCGAGACCGACCCCAAGGCCGGGCAGCTCACCGTGGCCACGGGGTGGGGATACACACAGG GTACTGGTGGGGATGACGTGTTGAAGCAGGTCCTGTTGCCGGTAGTGAAGACCAGTAAGTGTAACTCCACCTCCATGCACGATGGCAGCATCACGGAGAACATGCTgtgtg ccgggtaCCAGGAGGGGCAGCAGGACACGTGTGAT GGAGACAGTGGCGGACCGCTCGTGTATCCTGACAACACGGACCAAACATGGCGCCTCGCCGGGCTCACCAGCTGGGGTAGCGTGCCGTGTGCAGCGAGCATGCGCCCTGGCGTGTACACGCGCGTCACCAGGTACCTCCAATGGATACAGGAGAAAATGGCAGCTTACTGA
- the LOC118417303 gene encoding poly(U)-specific endoribonuclease-B-like isoform X2 has protein sequence MPFLRLLDNYTADVNQPEHVTQKEQNEARAFLNRCLETEVMQEAHSFLADEGCVPESKKGFKDVLYKMWFTPYTRTHNDRAQRSSSAFEHTFVGETRCGHVIGFHNWLRLYSEERQGNIRHKGCRCCDCDDRIILTIDFDWKGKSKTRDSFFVGTSPEFELALYTVCFLAGDGAKTEVVLGGERVTIATYKLNGQIGSCYPILQQQDQSDTESDTEDDSADNPMLAEGLDFLEYLEDQDIGPEMGKRRLKGIYEDDYTESCGRRSGTPFSQVLRTLKWNDKVEIYINNDGVDIVNILE, from the exons ATGC CCTTTCTGAGGTTGCTGGACAACTATACAGCTGACGTCAACCAACCAGAGCATGTGACACAGAAGGAACAGAACGAGGCCAGGGCGTTCCTGAACCGTTGCCTGGAGACCGAGGTGATGCAGGAGGCACATTCCTTCTTGGCTGATGAAG GATGTGTGCCTGAAAGTAAAAAGGGGTTCAAGGACGTGTTATACAAGATGTGGTTCACACCCTACACCAGGACTCACAACGACAGGGCCCAGCG TTCATCCTCGGCATTTGAGCACACCTTTGTGGGAGAGACCCGCTGTGGTCACGTGATCGGTTTCCACAACTGGCTCCGTCTCTACAGCGAGGAGCGCCAGGGAAACATCCGACACAAGGGCTGCAGG TGCTGCGACTGCGACGACCGCATCATCCTCACCATTGACTTCGACTGGAAGGGCAAGAGCAAGACCAGGGacagtttcttcgtcggcacgAGCCCGGAGTTTGAGTTGGCCTTGTACACCGTCTGTTTCCTGGCTGGGGACGGAGCGAAGACCGAGGTCGTCCTCGGGGGAGAGAGAGTCACAATCGCCACTTATAAACTGAACGGACAGATCGGGTCTTGCTATCCGATCCTGCAG CAACAAGATCAATCTGACACGGAATCTGATACCGAG GATGACAGCGCTGACAACCCAATGCTTGCTGAAGGCCTGGACTTCTTGGAGTACCTTGAAGACCAGGACATCGGTCCAGAGATGGGGAAGAGAAGGCTGAAGGGGATCTACGAGGACGACTACACGGAGTCGTGCGGGAGGAGGTCCGGCACGCCCTTCTCACAGGTCCTGCGTACTCTCAAGTGGAACGACAAGGTGGAGATCTACATCAACAACGATGGGGTAGACATCGTCAACATCTTGGAGTAA
- the LOC118408005 gene encoding organic solute transporter subunit alpha-like isoform X2, giving the protein MASNCTGDLLYSREALAEVGTIELVLYGTAGGFTLIVLLLFLEETVFLWRRYSSAPRRTKILLILSIYPVVAVTCMTTLLAPRTTLINEFALNIALAVGVYQLPLLVTDYMGGAARMVKTLSAIPVALNMPPCCCCVCIPRKTLTRRLLRKMKLLVLQGVFVRPLFTYISAVMYTDDRHTPGTASSPIFVLCAVALVLSFLCALSGLVFFVRAADPYMPQAMLKGKLVCVLLPLVLVTVQKNIIVALSSAGIAVCTPPFTSVSRGNVLYAYVLIVEMFLLSFLARALYRRPDLPFPPPAVTEDKAVQCTPPEPRRLRAAKSLPVVTEEIEPLAENLIFYMMM; this is encoded by the exons ATGGCAAGCAACTGCACGGGCGACCTGCTGTACTCACGGGAGGCACTTGCAG AGGTGGGTACGATCGAGCTGGTGCTGTACGGCACAGCGGGAGGCTTCACGCTCATCGTACTCCTCCTGTTCCTGGAGGAGACCGTCTTCCTCTGGCGACGGTACAGCAGCGCCCCCAGGCGGACCAAAATCCTGCTCATCCTCTCCATCTATCCT GTGGTAGCTGTGACGTGTATGACGACGTTGTTGGCTCCCAGGACCACCCTTATCAACGAGTTTGCCCTCAACAT CGCTCTGGCAGTGGGTGTATACCAGCTGCCCTTGCTGGTCACAGACTACATGGGCGGCGCTGCAAGGATGGTGAAGACGCTGTCAGCCATCCCGGTGGCACTCAACATGCCGCCTTGCTGCTGCTGCGTCTGTATCCCCAGGAAAACTCTCACACG ACGGCTCCTGAGGAAAATGAAGCTGCTCGTCCTCCAGGGCGTTTTTGTCCGGCCGCTCTTCACGTACATCTCCGCTGTCATGTACACTGACGACAGGCACACCCCAGGCACG GCGTCCTCCCCCATCTTCGTCCTGTGCGCGGTGGCCCTGGTCCTGTCCTTCCTGTGCGCCCTGAGCGGGCTGGTGTTCTTCGTACGGGCAGCGGATCCGTACATGCCACAG GCTATGCTGAAGGGTAAGTTAGTGTGTGTGctcctgcccctggtgctggtGACGGTTCAGAAGAACATCATCGTGGCTCTGTCCTCCGCCGGGATAGCCGTCTGTACACCACCCTTCACTTCCGTTTCACGAGGAAACG TACTGTACGCCTACGTCCTGATAGTGGAGATGTTCCTGTTGAGTTTCCTGGCCCGTGCCTTGTACCGCCGCCCCGACCTGCCCTTCCCTCCGCCCGCCGTGACGGAAGACAAGGCGGTGCAGTGCACCCCTCCCGAGCCGCGCAGGTTACGGGCCGCCAAGTCCCTCCCGGTGGTGACGGAGGAGATCGAGCCTCTGGCGGAGAACCTGATCTTTTATATGATGATGTAG
- the LOC118408005 gene encoding organic solute transporter subunit alpha-like isoform X1: protein MTGKGEHWLHRAFCNFPSSEVGTIELVLYGTAGGFTLIVLLLFLEETVFLWRRYSSAPRRTKILLILSIYPVVAVTCMTTLLAPRTTLINEFALNIALAVGVYQLPLLVTDYMGGAARMVKTLSAIPVALNMPPCCCCVCIPRKTLTRRLLRKMKLLVLQGVFVRPLFTYISAVMYTDDRHTPGTASSPIFVLCAVALVLSFLCALSGLVFFVRAADPYMPQAMLKGKLVCVLLPLVLVTVQKNIIVALSSAGIAVCTPPFTSVSRGNVLYAYVLIVEMFLLSFLARALYRRPDLPFPPPAVTEDKAVQCTPPEPRRLRAAKSLPVVTEEIEPLAENLIFYMMM from the exons ATGACGGGGAAGGGCGAACATTGGTTACACCGAGCGTTCTGTAACTTCCCGTCTTCAG AGGTGGGTACGATCGAGCTGGTGCTGTACGGCACAGCGGGAGGCTTCACGCTCATCGTACTCCTCCTGTTCCTGGAGGAGACCGTCTTCCTCTGGCGACGGTACAGCAGCGCCCCCAGGCGGACCAAAATCCTGCTCATCCTCTCCATCTATCCT GTGGTAGCTGTGACGTGTATGACGACGTTGTTGGCTCCCAGGACCACCCTTATCAACGAGTTTGCCCTCAACAT CGCTCTGGCAGTGGGTGTATACCAGCTGCCCTTGCTGGTCACAGACTACATGGGCGGCGCTGCAAGGATGGTGAAGACGCTGTCAGCCATCCCGGTGGCACTCAACATGCCGCCTTGCTGCTGCTGCGTCTGTATCCCCAGGAAAACTCTCACACG ACGGCTCCTGAGGAAAATGAAGCTGCTCGTCCTCCAGGGCGTTTTTGTCCGGCCGCTCTTCACGTACATCTCCGCTGTCATGTACACTGACGACAGGCACACCCCAGGCACG GCGTCCTCCCCCATCTTCGTCCTGTGCGCGGTGGCCCTGGTCCTGTCCTTCCTGTGCGCCCTGAGCGGGCTGGTGTTCTTCGTACGGGCAGCGGATCCGTACATGCCACAG GCTATGCTGAAGGGTAAGTTAGTGTGTGTGctcctgcccctggtgctggtGACGGTTCAGAAGAACATCATCGTGGCTCTGTCCTCCGCCGGGATAGCCGTCTGTACACCACCCTTCACTTCCGTTTCACGAGGAAACG TACTGTACGCCTACGTCCTGATAGTGGAGATGTTCCTGTTGAGTTTCCTGGCCCGTGCCTTGTACCGCCGCCCCGACCTGCCCTTCCCTCCGCCCGCCGTGACGGAAGACAAGGCGGTGCAGTGCACCCCTCCCGAGCCGCGCAGGTTACGGGCCGCCAAGTCCCTCCCGGTGGTGACGGAGGAGATCGAGCCTCTGGCGGAGAACCTGATCTTTTATATGATGATGTAG
- the LOC118417295 gene encoding trypsin-like isoform X2, giving the protein MLTAFFLLAVLTSSSDAQSVCEHPANLTSDSGQFSSPGYPDNYPINTQCSWSITVPDGKLVRISFLNFDLEDDSGCGYDSLVIHDGDSTLDYRLLSACGSNIPRPTVSSTNTVLVVFTSDGSITKAGFSVVFTSEDAPATCGPDEFTCMTGTCVNVNATCDGVNDCGDNSDEYTCGEGQCGMTPIPPVFPASRIVGGSEAYPGSWPWQVDVRRRGGHICGAALIHRQWVLSAAHCFQSKELSMYTFILGKYHKFATDATEQVFRPAVIIKHHDYDWRTSDNDIALIKLATPATLTPYVQPVCLPETDPKAGQLTVATGWGYTQGTGGDDVLKQVLLPVVKTSKCNSTSMHDGSITENMLCAGYQEGQQDTCDGDSGGPLVYPDNTDQTWRLAGLTSWGSVPCAASMRPGVYTRVTRYLQWIQEKMAAY; this is encoded by the exons ATGTTAACTGCATTTTTCCTACTCGCCGTGTTAACCTCTTCGT CTGATGCCCAGTCCGTCTGTGAGCACCCCGCCAACCTGACATCCGACAGCGGCCAGTTCTCCAGCCCGGGATACCCAGATAACTATCCCATCAACACGCAGTGTTCATGGAGCATAACTGTGCCGGACGGGAAGCTCGTGAGGATCTCGTTCCTGAACTTTGACCTAGAAGACGACTCTGGGTGTGGGTACGACTCCCTGGTTATCCATGACGGGGACAGCACACTTGACTACAGACTCCTGAGCGCCTGTGGAAGCAAT ATTCCGCGGCCCACAGTTTCCTCAACAAACACCGTTCTCGTCGTGTTCACGTCAGACGGGTCAATCACCAAAGCCGGCTTTTCCGTTGTCTTCACATCCGAAGATGCACCAG CAACCTGTGGACCTGACGAATTCACCTGCATGACTGGTACCTGCGTAAACGTCAACGCAACATGTGATGGCGTCAACGACTGCGGAGATAACAGTGACGAGTACACATGTG GTGAAGGCCAGTGCGGCATGACGCCCATTCCGCCCGTGTTTCCCGCCAGTCGGATCGTGGGCGGGTCGGAGGCCTACCCGGGCAGCTGGCCGTGGCAGGTGGACGTGCGGCGCCGAGGCGGGCACATCTGCGGGGCCGCGCTGATCCACAGACAGTGGGTGCTGAGTGCCGCACATTGTTTCCAGAG CAAAGAGCTGAGCATGTACACCTTCATCCTTGGGAAGTATCACAAGTTCGCCACGGACGCCACGGAGCAGGTCTTCCGCCCCGCCGTCATCATCAAACACCATGACTACGAT TGGCGCACATCAGACAACGACATCGCGTTGATCAAGTTGGCCACCCCGGCCACCCTGACGCCGTACGTACAGCCTGTCTGCCTCCCCGAGACCGACCCCAAGGCCGGGCAGCTCACCGTGGCCACGGGGTGGGGATACACACAGG GTACTGGTGGGGATGACGTGTTGAAGCAGGTCCTGTTGCCGGTAGTGAAGACCAGTAAGTGTAACTCCACCTCCATGCACGATGGCAGCATCACGGAGAACATGCTgtgtgccgg gtaCCAGGAGGGGCAGCAGGACACGTGTGAT GGAGACAGTGGCGGACCGCTCGTGTATCCTGACAACACGGACCAAACATGGCGCCTCGCCGGGCTCACCAGCTGGGGTAGCGTGCCGTGTGCAGCGAGCATGCGCCCTGGCGTGTACACGCGCGTCACCAGGTACCTCCAATGGATACAGGAGAAAATGGCAGCTTACTGA
- the LOC118417303 gene encoding poly(U)-specific endoribonuclease-B-like isoform X1, which produces MSDIYSTLWALDHTRLERGVDYDVNLCGDKLFPFVKQRKLESIPTYEAFLRLLDNYTADVNQPEHVTQKEQNEARAFLNRCLETEVMQEAHSFLADEGCVPESKKGFKDVLYKMWFTPYTRTHNDRAQRSSSAFEHTFVGETRCGHVIGFHNWLRLYSEERQGNIRHKGCRCCDCDDRIILTIDFDWKGKSKTRDSFFVGTSPEFELALYTVCFLAGDGAKTEVVLGGERVTIATYKLNGQIGSCYPILQQQDQSDTESDTEDDSADNPMLAEGLDFLEYLEDQDIGPEMGKRRLKGIYEDDYTESCGRRSGTPFSQVLRTLKWNDKVEIYINNDGVDIVNILE; this is translated from the exons ATGTCTGACATCTACTCCACGCTGTGGGCTCTCGACCATACCCGCCTGGAGAGAGGGGTTGACTATGACGTAAACCTATGC GGTGACAAACTGTTCCCCTTTGTGAAACAACGCAAGTTGGAAAGTATCCCAACTTATGAAG CCTTTCTGAGGTTGCTGGACAACTATACAGCTGACGTCAACCAACCAGAGCATGTGACACAGAAGGAACAGAACGAGGCCAGGGCGTTCCTGAACCGTTGCCTGGAGACCGAGGTGATGCAGGAGGCACATTCCTTCTTGGCTGATGAAG GATGTGTGCCTGAAAGTAAAAAGGGGTTCAAGGACGTGTTATACAAGATGTGGTTCACACCCTACACCAGGACTCACAACGACAGGGCCCAGCG TTCATCCTCGGCATTTGAGCACACCTTTGTGGGAGAGACCCGCTGTGGTCACGTGATCGGTTTCCACAACTGGCTCCGTCTCTACAGCGAGGAGCGCCAGGGAAACATCCGACACAAGGGCTGCAGG TGCTGCGACTGCGACGACCGCATCATCCTCACCATTGACTTCGACTGGAAGGGCAAGAGCAAGACCAGGGacagtttcttcgtcggcacgAGCCCGGAGTTTGAGTTGGCCTTGTACACCGTCTGTTTCCTGGCTGGGGACGGAGCGAAGACCGAGGTCGTCCTCGGGGGAGAGAGAGTCACAATCGCCACTTATAAACTGAACGGACAGATCGGGTCTTGCTATCCGATCCTGCAG CAACAAGATCAATCTGACACGGAATCTGATACCGAG GATGACAGCGCTGACAACCCAATGCTTGCTGAAGGCCTGGACTTCTTGGAGTACCTTGAAGACCAGGACATCGGTCCAGAGATGGGGAAGAGAAGGCTGAAGGGGATCTACGAGGACGACTACACGGAGTCGTGCGGGAGGAGGTCCGGCACGCCCTTCTCACAGGTCCTGCGTACTCTCAAGTGGAACGACAAGGTGGAGATCTACATCAACAACGATGGGGTAGACATCGTCAACATCTTGGAGTAA